In the genome of Sebastes umbrosus isolate fSebUmb1 chromosome 14, fSebUmb1.pri, whole genome shotgun sequence, one region contains:
- the scpep1 gene encoding retinoid-inducible serine carboxypeptidase, with protein sequence MSVLVLLAVIVSTGLCGPLEGKEAWSYVEVRDGAHMFWWLYYTDSQSADYQDLPLVMWLQGGPGGSGSGFGNFEEIGPLNRNLEPRKTSWVQAASVLFVDNPVGTGFSYTDRPDSYATNVATVASDMLVLLQHFFAERSEFQSILFYIFSESYGGKMAAAISLELTKAIAEGTVKCNFAGVALGDSWISPLDSVMTWGPYLYTTSLLDDFGLADVSSAAEAVKRAVEQQQFQKATELWSVLETVVEQNTNGVNFYNILTQEPDERRSTVAGEDFISLQTRRHIRPLHSQSLSELMNGPIRKKLGIIPQNVTWGGQAEYVFSYMAGDFMRPVVDVVDQLLTAGVNVTIYNGQLDLIVDTMGQELWVKRLNWEGLPGFNKLRWTPLDDPTSPGVTGAFCKTYKNFSFYWILKAGHMIPSDQGPMALQMMRMITQQG encoded by the exons ATGAGTGTGTTGGTGTTACTGGCTGTTATCGTCTCTACAG GGCTCTGCGGTCCGCTGGAGGGGAAAGAAGCCTGGAGCTACGTGGAGGTGAGGGACGGGGCCCACATGTTCTGGTGGCTCTACTACACTGACAGCCAGTCTGCAGACTACCAGGACCTGCCTCTGGTCATGTGGTTGCAG GGTGGACCAGGAGGATCAGGAAGTGGCTTTGGGAACTTTGAGGAGATTGGACCGTTGAACAGGAACCTAGAACCCAGGAAGACGAGCTGG GTGCAAGCAGCCAGTGTGTTGTTTGTAGACAACCCTGTGGGTACTGGCTTCAGCTACACTGACCGGCCAGACAGCTATGCTACCAATGTGGCCACGGTGGCCTCTGACATGCTGGTGCTGCTCCAACACTTCTTTGCAGAGCGGTCAGAGTTCCAG AGCATCCTCTTCTACATCTTCTCTGAGTCGTATGGAGGGAAGATGGCAGCCGCTATCTCCTTAGAACTCACCAAG gCCATAGCAGAAGGGACAGTGAAATGCAACTTTGCTGGCGTGGCTCTCGGGGACTCTTGGATTTCCCCACTGG ACTCGGTCATGACCTGGGGACCGTACCTCTACACTACT TCGTTGCTGGATGATTTCGGCCTGGCGGACGTCAGCAGTGCGGCGGAGGCGGTTAAGCGagctgtggagcagcagcagttccAGAAGGCCACAGAGCTGTGGTCCGTGTTGGAGACGGTGGTGGAGCAG AACACCAATGGAGTGAACTTCTACAACATCCTCACCCAGGAGCCGGATGAGAGACGCAGCACGGTAGCCGGAGAAGACTTCATCT CTCTGCAGACACGCCGCCATATTCGACCCCTCCACAGCCAATCACTGAGCGAGCTGATGAACGGACCAATCAGGAAGAAGCTGGGCATCATCCCCCAGAATGTCACCTGGGGAG GCCAGGCAGAGTACGTCTTCAGCTACATGGCCGGAGACTTTATGAGGCCTGTGGTGGACGTAGTGGACCAGCTGCTGACCGCTGGAGTCAACGTCACCATCTACAATGGACAGCTGGATCTCATAGTGGACACCATGG GTCAGGAGCTGTGGGTGAAGAGGCTGAATTGGGAGGGCCTACCTGGGTTTAACAAGCTGAGGTGGACCCCCCTGGATGACCCCACCTCCCCGGGCGTTACTGGAGCTTTCTGCAAGACGTATAAGAACTTTTCCTTCTATTGGATCCTCAAAGCCGGTCACATG ATCCCCTCAGACCAGGGACCGATGGCCTTacagatgatgaggatgatcaCCCAGCAAGGTTGA